A window of Natronolimnobius sp. AArcel1 contains these coding sequences:
- a CDS encoding deoxyuridine 5'-triphosphate nucleotidohydrolase, protein MFRSGAFVADHISPTTDEQVQPNGVDLTLDIVFEQLEPGRIGRDGKEIGDRVARPLEELEKKEPDTYYLPKGVYVARYGERIEIPEGHVGFVYPRSSLMRNSCMLNTAVWDAGYQGRGEGLLQVHHDIQIERGARIAQIVFAEASHDDVYDGSYQGENLE, encoded by the coding sequence ATGTTCCGTTCTGGCGCGTTCGTCGCGGACCACATCTCCCCGACGACCGACGAGCAAGTCCAACCCAATGGGGTCGACCTCACCCTAGATATCGTCTTCGAACAACTCGAGCCGGGTCGAATCGGCCGCGATGGCAAAGAGATCGGTGACCGTGTCGCTCGCCCACTCGAGGAACTCGAGAAGAAAGAACCCGATACGTACTACCTCCCGAAGGGCGTCTACGTTGCCCGCTACGGCGAGCGCATCGAGATTCCGGAGGGCCACGTCGGCTTCGTCTACCCCCGCTCGTCACTGATGCGCAACTCCTGTATGCTCAACACGGCCGTCTGGGACGCCGGCTACCAGGGCCGTGGCGAGGGTCTCCTGCAGGTCCACCACGATATCCAGATCGAACGCGGCGCGCGGATCGCCCAGATCGTATTCGCTGAAGCGAGCCACGACGACGTCTACGACGGAAGTTATCAGGGCGAAAATCTCGAGTAA
- a CDS encoding copper resistance protein CopD: MVDTFLAQTTHLVFAAIWAGSVFYVAFVVLPLARDGEFNSTKPLEVLSGKLTMISRVSALVLLLSGGHLAGTRYTSETLIETTNGQLVILMVVLWLVLAALVEIGAKRFESGLNGKKLREPAANALGLYRLAAVVAIALLVVSGAITTNLAAVF, from the coding sequence ATGGTCGATACGTTCCTCGCGCAGACAACACACCTGGTGTTTGCCGCGATCTGGGCCGGCAGCGTCTTTTACGTCGCGTTTGTCGTCCTGCCACTCGCCCGTGACGGCGAGTTCAACTCGACGAAACCACTCGAGGTACTCTCGGGGAAACTAACGATGATTTCGCGGGTGAGTGCGCTCGTGTTGTTACTCTCCGGTGGTCACCTCGCAGGCACGCGGTACACGTCTGAAACGCTCATTGAGACGACGAACGGCCAACTCGTTATCTTGATGGTCGTCCTTTGGCTTGTCCTCGCGGCACTCGTCGAGATCGGTGCCAAGCGCTTCGAGTCCGGACTCAACGGGAAGAAACTGCGCGAACCAGCGGCGAACGCGCTGGGACTGTACCGGCTGGCGGCCGTCGTCGCGATTGCGCTGCTCGTTGTGTCCGGCGCGATTACGACCAACCTCGCCGCAGTGTTCTAG
- a CDS encoding aconitate hydratase, translated as MGQTLTEKVLDDHLVEGELETGEEIGIEIDQVLTQDTTGTMVWLQFEAMGLDEVQTEIAAQYCDHQTYQFDFKNTDDHRFLRSAAGTYGAHFSRPGNGICHNVHRENFAAPGKTLLGSDSHTPTPGGLGQLAIGAGGIDVTVAMGGAPYYIEMPEVVNVRLEGELPEWATAKDVILEMLRRLSVKGGVGKILEYTGPGVETLTAPERMTITNMGTELGATSSIFPTDEQTKDYLERVNRAEEYEEIQPDDDAEYDDEIVVDLSDLEPLIAQPSMPDNVVPVSEVEGESVEQVIVGSCTNGGYEDVLPAAKMLEGREINPATEMIVAPGSKQASEMLAREGWVAEMMAAGVNFSEATCGACIGIGHVPASDSVSLRTFNRNFEGRSGIEDDNVYLCSPEVAAAAAIKGEIIDPRNLADELGDLEDPGIELPDEYDGSKTDLITPEEAIDDELVKGPNIGDVPLKDQLGSDITGDVHLKMEDNITTDHIIPATQDILMYRSNIDKLSEFTLSRVDDTFAERAKNADGGFLVAGENYGQGSSREHAAMCPMYLGIEGVLAQSFARIHRANLFNFGIVPLTIDEDTYDDIDQGDEIEIVDDVYEGVTSGQEEFTVEVNGEEYTATLDASERERDILAAGGKLAWTKAQAEESGSGAAPADD; from the coding sequence ATGGGACAGACTCTCACCGAAAAGGTACTTGACGACCACCTCGTCGAGGGCGAACTCGAGACCGGCGAGGAAATCGGGATCGAGATCGACCAGGTGCTCACCCAGGATACGACCGGGACGATGGTCTGGCTCCAGTTCGAAGCGATGGGACTGGACGAAGTCCAGACCGAGATTGCAGCCCAGTACTGCGATCACCAGACGTATCAGTTCGACTTTAAAAACACCGACGACCACCGTTTCCTGCGCTCTGCAGCCGGAACCTACGGGGCACACTTCTCTCGCCCCGGTAACGGCATCTGCCACAACGTTCACCGCGAAAACTTCGCCGCGCCCGGGAAGACGCTGCTCGGCTCCGACAGCCACACGCCGACCCCCGGCGGCCTCGGCCAGCTCGCAATCGGTGCGGGCGGGATCGACGTCACCGTCGCCATGGGCGGCGCACCGTACTACATCGAGATGCCAGAAGTCGTCAACGTCCGCCTCGAGGGTGAACTCCCCGAGTGGGCCACCGCAAAAGACGTCATCCTCGAGATGCTCCGCCGACTCAGCGTCAAAGGCGGCGTCGGCAAGATTCTCGAGTACACCGGCCCCGGTGTCGAGACGCTCACCGCGCCCGAGCGGATGACGATCACGAACATGGGCACCGAACTCGGTGCCACCTCGTCGATCTTCCCGACCGACGAGCAGACCAAAGACTACCTCGAGCGCGTCAACCGCGCGGAGGAATACGAGGAGATCCAGCCGGACGATGACGCCGAGTACGACGACGAAATCGTTGTCGATCTCTCGGATCTCGAGCCGCTGATCGCGCAGCCATCGATGCCGGACAACGTCGTCCCCGTCAGCGAAGTAGAGGGCGAGTCCGTCGAGCAGGTCATCGTCGGCTCCTGTACGAACGGCGGCTACGAGGACGTTCTCCCCGCCGCGAAGATGCTCGAGGGTCGCGAGATCAACCCGGCCACCGAGATGATCGTCGCACCTGGCTCCAAGCAAGCGAGTGAGATGCTCGCTCGCGAGGGCTGGGTCGCGGAGATGATGGCCGCTGGCGTCAACTTCTCCGAGGCAACCTGTGGTGCCTGTATCGGGATCGGTCACGTGCCGGCTTCCGATTCGGTCTCGCTGCGAACGTTCAACCGCAACTTCGAGGGCCGTTCGGGTATCGAAGATGACAACGTCTATCTCTGTTCGCCAGAGGTCGCTGCCGCTGCGGCGATCAAAGGCGAAATCATCGATCCACGGAACCTCGCCGACGAACTCGGCGACCTCGAGGATCCAGGCATCGAGCTGCCAGACGAGTACGACGGTTCGAAGACGGACCTCATCACGCCCGAAGAGGCCATCGACGACGAACTCGTCAAAGGGCCAAACATCGGTGACGTGCCGCTGAAAGATCAGCTCGGCTCCGATATCACGGGCGACGTGCACCTCAAGATGGAAGACAACATCACGACCGACCACATCATCCCTGCAACGCAGGATATCCTGATGTACCGGTCGAACATCGACAAACTCTCCGAGTTCACCCTCTCCCGCGTCGATGACACCTTCGCCGAGCGCGCGAAAAACGCCGACGGCGGCTTCCTCGTCGCTGGCGAAAACTACGGCCAGGGCTCCTCTCGAGAACACGCCGCGATGTGTCCGATGTATCTCGGCATCGAGGGCGTCCTCGCACAGAGCTTCGCACGCATCCACCGCGCGAACCTCTTTAACTTCGGGATCGTCCCGCTGACGATTGACGAGGACACCTACGACGACATCGATCAGGGCGACGAGATCGAAATCGTCGACGACGTCTACGAGGGCGTCACCTCCGGTCAGGAGGAGTTCACGGTCGAAGTCAACGGTGAGGAGTACACCGCCACGCTCGACGCCTCCGAGCGCGAACGCGACATCCTCGCCGCCGGTGGCAAACTCGCCTGGACGAAAGCACAGGCCGAAGAAAGTGGCAGCGGCGCTGCGCCGGCTGACGACTGA
- a CDS encoding metal-dependent hydrolase encodes MMATTHVFAALAVVAPVAYVVPEFATPLAVGAILGGLAPDFDLPLEHRRTFHFPLLGLAGAVPAVGLAVVVPSSGTAALAAFAVAAWLHAASDALGGGPEMDPWNGRTERAVYDHAHGQWIRPRRWIRYDGAPEDAALAVALAVPGLVVFDGWVAALVLGGITISVGYALVRRRVVDWTGEWDWLE; translated from the coding sequence ATGATGGCGACCACCCACGTCTTCGCCGCCCTCGCAGTCGTCGCGCCAGTCGCGTACGTCGTTCCCGAATTCGCGACGCCGCTGGCCGTCGGCGCGATTCTCGGTGGGCTCGCCCCCGATTTCGACCTCCCGCTCGAGCACCGCCGAACGTTTCACTTTCCGCTGCTCGGGCTCGCGGGTGCCGTTCCCGCGGTTGGACTCGCGGTCGTCGTGCCCTCGAGCGGAACCGCCGCGCTGGCCGCGTTCGCCGTCGCCGCGTGGCTCCACGCTGCAAGCGACGCTCTCGGCGGCGGGCCGGAGATGGACCCGTGGAATGGCCGAACCGAGCGCGCGGTGTACGATCACGCACACGGGCAGTGGATTCGCCCTCGACGGTGGATCCGCTACGACGGTGCGCCCGAAGATGCCGCGCTGGCGGTTGCGCTCGCAGTACCCGGACTGGTGGTCTTCGATGGCTGGGTCGCTGCACTCGTTCTCGGTGGTATCACCATCTCTGTCGGCTACGCGCTGGTTCGACGCCGCGTCGTCGACTGGACCGGCGAATGGGACTGGCTCGAGTGA